A portion of the Streptomyces platensis genome contains these proteins:
- a CDS encoding GNAT family N-acetyltransferase — translation MNDHALDGYEISTDPARLDADLVHYWLATDAYWAVDRPRELHDRAVAGSLNFGLYASGSGRQTGYARVVTDHATFAWLCDVYICRDDRGRGLGTALIEAIADHLTPCGLSRLTLSTQDAHGVYEKVGFRTLVSPEQWMTLGLIDPGPVDI, via the coding sequence ATGAATGATCACGCCCTCGACGGCTACGAGATCTCCACCGACCCGGCCCGCCTGGACGCCGACCTGGTCCACTACTGGCTCGCCACCGACGCCTACTGGGCCGTGGACCGCCCCCGGGAGCTGCATGACCGTGCCGTCGCGGGCTCGCTCAACTTCGGTCTGTACGCCTCCGGTTCCGGCCGCCAGACCGGGTACGCCCGGGTGGTCACCGACCACGCCACCTTCGCCTGGCTCTGCGACGTCTACATCTGCCGTGACGACCGCGGCAGGGGCCTGGGCACCGCGCTGATCGAGGCCATCGCCGACCATCTGACGCCCTGCGGGCTGAGCCGGCTGACGCTTTCCACCCAGGACGCCCACGGGGTGTACGAGAAGGTCGGCTTCCGCACCCTGGTCTCCCCGGAGCAGTGGAT